The following are encoded together in the Cyanobacterium aponinum PCC 10605 genome:
- a CDS encoding DUF1636 domain-containing protein: MKKEKLFICKSCQISVNQEILEGKSGGYYLHQNLIKNAENSSIEIVKSGCLWTCNQPCAVSFLASNKYTYHFVNIPPLDEKYHQALLEFGELYADSENGYILPAKVPEILQEKLLVRIPAVDTYK; encoded by the coding sequence ATGAAAAAAGAAAAATTATTTATTTGTAAATCTTGTCAAATTTCCGTTAATCAAGAAATCTTAGAAGGTAAATCAGGGGGCTATTATCTCCATCAAAATTTAATCAAAAATGCAGAAAACTCATCCATAGAAATAGTAAAAAGTGGATGTTTATGGACTTGTAATCAACCCTGTGCAGTATCTTTTTTAGCTAGTAATAAATATACCTATCATTTTGTCAATATTCCTCCCTTAGATGAAAAATATCATCAAGCCTTGCTCGAATTTGGAGAGTTATATGCAGACAGTGAAAACGGCTATATCTTACCCGCAAAAGTACCTGAAATTTTACAAGAAAAACTCCTCGTTAGAATCCCTGCCGTTGATACCTATAAGTAG